Proteins from one Mycobacterium sp. SMC-2 genomic window:
- a CDS encoding PE domain-containing protein, with translation MESMSHDPAAGAIGLHVVDIATRGLASGAAASAPVTALVPAGADEVSALAAAAFAAEGAAMLTLNTAAQEEVARTGVALTDIARMYSQVDGEAAGTLDSAGARIASQSFVGPTGGGLMRAETPLAAAAPPLAKPVEGIPVTNPSPTVPVPSPSAGGPAGAMPGAVNAASTLLGAGAAPLSSLGSVAQGASAGAAGPGLASSLTEQKDYDERHDAGERVV, from the coding sequence ATGGAATCGATGTCACATGACCCGGCCGCGGGTGCCATCGGATTGCACGTGGTCGACATCGCCACCCGCGGTTTGGCTTCCGGCGCGGCTGCGTCGGCGCCGGTGACCGCGCTGGTACCCGCCGGGGCCGATGAAGTCTCGGCGCTCGCGGCCGCGGCGTTCGCCGCGGAGGGCGCCGCGATGCTGACGTTGAACACCGCCGCTCAGGAAGAGGTCGCCCGCACAGGGGTCGCGCTGACCGACATCGCCCGGATGTACTCCCAAGTCGACGGCGAGGCGGCCGGCACGTTGGACTCCGCTGGCGCCCGAATCGCCAGCCAGTCCTTCGTCGGCCCGACGGGCGGCGGGCTGATGCGCGCGGAGACGCCGCTCGCCGCCGCCGCGCCGCCGCTGGCCAAGCCGGTCGAGGGGATCCCGGTCACGAATCCCTCACCGACGGTGCCCGTCCCCTCGCCGAGTGCGGGTGGCCCCGCCGGGGCGATGCCCGGCGCGGTCAACGCCGCGTCGACGCTGCTGGGCGCCGGCGCCGCCCCGTTGAGCTCGCTCGGCTCGGTCGCCCAGGGTGCCTCGGCCGGCGCCGCCGGGCCGGGGCTGGCATCGTCGCTGACCGAGCAGAAGGACTACGACGAGCGCCACGACGCCGGCGAACGCGTCGTGTAG
- a CDS encoding NAD(P)-dependent oxidoreductase yields MRGAKILITGPTGQLATPIARALAAGNEVWGIARFTDPAAREGLEKAGVHCQTVNLAAGDFTALPGDFEYVLNLAVAKSGNWDKDLAANAESVGLLMAHCRGAKAFLHCSSAAVYDPPDDLPRTEGAALGDNHKCLFPTYSISKIAGEVVARSMARALGLPTTIARLNVPYGDNGGWPFYHMEMMLAGIPIPIPPGEPAQYNPIHEDDIIATIPKLLEVASVPATTLNWCGDQTVSIQEWCGYLGSLIGKEPVFEVSAQALRGNPTDSQRMHELIGGTTVDWRDGLRRMAAKFHPELVGT; encoded by the coding sequence ATGCGCGGCGCAAAAATACTGATCACCGGTCCGACCGGCCAACTCGCGACCCCGATCGCCCGGGCGCTGGCGGCCGGCAACGAAGTGTGGGGCATCGCCCGCTTCACCGACCCTGCCGCGCGGGAGGGCCTCGAAAAGGCGGGCGTGCACTGCCAGACGGTCAACCTGGCGGCCGGTGATTTCACCGCTTTGCCAGGCGATTTCGAGTATGTGCTCAACCTGGCGGTGGCCAAGAGCGGAAACTGGGACAAGGACCTCGCGGCCAACGCGGAGTCGGTCGGCCTGCTCATGGCGCACTGCCGCGGAGCGAAGGCCTTCCTGCACTGTTCCTCCGCCGCCGTCTATGACCCCCCGGACGACCTTCCCCGGACCGAGGGCGCCGCCCTGGGCGACAACCACAAGTGCCTGTTTCCCACCTATTCCATCTCCAAGATCGCCGGGGAGGTCGTCGCCCGGTCGATGGCGCGGGCTCTCGGGCTGCCCACCACCATCGCCCGGCTCAACGTTCCCTATGGCGACAACGGCGGGTGGCCGTTCTACCACATGGAGATGATGCTGGCGGGTATCCCGATCCCGATCCCGCCCGGTGAACCGGCCCAGTACAACCCAATTCACGAGGACGACATCATCGCGACCATCCCGAAGTTGCTCGAGGTGGCTTCGGTCCCCGCCACGACGCTCAACTGGTGTGGCGACCAGACGGTCAGCATCCAGGAGTGGTGTGGCTACCTCGGCTCACTGATCGGCAAGGAGCCGGTTTTCGAGGTGAGCGCCCAAGCGCTGCGCGGCAATCCCACGGACAGCCAGCGGATGCATGAGCTCATCGGCGGCACGACGGTCGACTGGCGTGACGGGCTGCGCCGCATGGCGGCCAAGTTCCATCCGGAGTTGGTCGGCACGTAG
- a CDS encoding helix-turn-helix transcriptional regulator, with product MRQGPDAARRLRNLALLRRVRDRIDREYAQPLDVEALARNVHMSAGHLSREFRRAYGEPPYSYLMTRRIERAMALLRRGDLSVTDVCFAVGCSSLGTFSTRFTELVGVPPSTYRRQAVDALAGMPPCVAKQVTRPIRNREAPVTAPHLA from the coding sequence GTGCGCCAAGGGCCCGACGCGGCGCGGCGGCTACGCAACCTCGCGCTACTCCGCCGCGTCCGCGACCGGATCGATCGGGAGTATGCGCAACCGCTCGACGTGGAGGCGCTCGCCCGGAACGTACACATGTCCGCCGGCCACCTGAGCCGCGAATTCCGCCGGGCGTACGGCGAACCGCCCTACTCCTACCTGATGACACGGCGCATCGAGCGCGCGATGGCGCTGCTGCGGCGTGGTGACCTGAGCGTCACCGACGTGTGTTTCGCCGTCGGCTGCTCCTCGCTGGGCACCTTCAGCACTCGCTTCACCGAACTGGTCGGGGTACCGCCGAGCACCTACCGGCGCCAAGCGGTGGACGCGCTGGCCGGAATGCCGCCGTGCGTCGCCAAACAGGTGACCAGACCGATCAGGAATCGAGAAGCACCGGTCACCGCGCCGCACCTAGCCTGA